The Aedes aegypti strain LVP_AGWG chromosome 3, AaegL5.0 Primary Assembly, whole genome shotgun sequence genome contains a region encoding:
- the LOC5564582 gene encoding elongator complex protein 4, with protein MSSFVKRRGAVTIKGTRASLHSGQAILSSGNPSLDHVFGGGFPIGSIIAIEEDKYANYSRVLTKYFLAEGLINSHSTFVASLEEDSVQLMKKLPTPVKETEPERTPQNQAPEEMRIAFRYNKLGVVDLEQKSSTQLGHFFDLSKQIDESELTKHDITYWDGTKCPEAPSKTFTNSSFQSLLDAIHLKAKQPQFDQSNTEIKDKNLLRICLNSIGSPLWYDKNFPSDLVKFLTILKSFVRNTLSCCLITLPTHLFHHLEGDNHRLYDRLIDQVDYCIALESFAGSDKEANPVFKEYHGLLDIVKISALNTLAAFVPETRDLAFKLRRRKFVIEKLHLPPELGDDKDESGQKKPATMGMGCAGGGGGSKLDF; from the exons ATGTCCAGCTTCGTCAAGCGCCGCGGAGCGGTCACCATCAAAGGGACACGCGCTTCACTGCACAGCGGACAAGCCATTCTGTCGTCTGGCAATCCATCTTTGGATCACGTTTTCGGCGGTGGCTTCCCCATTGGGTCGATCATAGCAATCG AAGAGGACAAATATGCGAACTACTCCCGAGTGCTGACCAAATATTTCCTAGCCGAGGGGCTCATCAACAGTCATTCCACATTTGTTGCTTCTTTGGAGGAAGATTCAGTGCAATTG ATGAAAAAGCTCCCTACCCCTGTGAAGGAAACCGAACCGGAGCGAACCCCCCAAAATCAAGCCCCGGAAGAGATGCGTATCGCTTTCCGGTACAACAAACTCGGCGTAGTTGATTTGGAGCAAAAGTCCAGCACCCAGTTGGGTCACTTTTTCGATCTGTCCAAGCAAATCGACGAATCGGAACTTACCAAGCACGACATCACCTACTGGGACGGTACAAAATGCCCTGAAGCACCTTCCAAAACCTTCACCAACTCCAGCTTTCAATCGCTGCTGGACGCAATCCATCTGAAAGCCAAACAGCCTCAGTTTGATCAATCGAACACCGAGATCAAGGACAAGAACCTTTTGCGAATCTGCCTCAACTCCATCGGTTCCCCCCTTTGGTACGATAAGAACTTCCCCTCGGACCTCGTCAAGTTCCTCACTATCCTGAAATCCTTTGTCCGCAACACCCTCTCCTGTTGTCTGATAACGCTCCCAACGCACCTCTTCCACCACCTGGAAGGGGACAACCACCGTCTGTACGATCGCCTAATCGACCAGGTCGACTACTGCATCGCACTGGAGTCGTTTGCCGGCTCGGACAAGGAAGCCAATCCGGTGTTCAAGGAGTACCACGGTCTGCTGGACATTGTTAAGATCTCCGCCCTTAATACGTTGGCGGCGTTTGTGCCGGAAACTCGCGATTTGGCTTTCAAGCTGCGCCGCAGGAAGTTTGTGATCGAGAAGTTGCACCTGCCACCGGAACTGGGCGACGACAAGGACGAAAGCGGTCAGAAGAAGCCGGCGACGATGGGGATGGGATGTGCGGGGGGAGGTGGGGGAAGTAAGttggatttttga
- the LOC5564590 gene encoding CD151 antigen isoform X2, whose product MFTDAPRILLSRLLISATEHHKTALSELEQPLFYYVALGLTIAGLVAITAALLGCWASCMNTYCVLTIYFLIILSLLVGEFGVCLMITAWPQCLGLNLDETAMVKALQGSYGVPGHEQFTAAMDLAQTIFECCAINTAINYDTSLWKLQSLGKKELTVPLTCCRLQNRYEFSAYLDPMPMNLTLCQALQPHDYEGNRHLDGCLHKIEVWYREQYFLFLCAGLIVAVVEFCVLLSIILSCTKLPRKSASMSPERLPPTAALMRPGRLGVRDNIYERDLPTPIPVPTIRETYLQPKEYTKARHEIPFNTGSHYYQISKSYLV is encoded by the exons ATGTTCACCGACGCACCCCGGATATTGCTGTCCCGTTTGCTGATCTCCGCAACTGAACATCACAAAACTGCTCTCTCAGAGCTCGAGCAGCCCCTGTTCTACTATGTGGCGCTCGGACTCACCATAGCGGGCCTGGTGGCCATCACGGCCGCCCTCCTCGGATGCTGGGCATCCTGCATGAATACGTATTGTGTACTCACTATC TACTTCCTTATTATTCTTTCGCTCCTGGTTGGGGAGTTCGGCGTGTGCCTCATGATCACCGCATGGCCACAGTGTCTCGGCTTAAACCTAGATGAAACGGCCATGGTCAAAGCACTGCAGGGTAGTTACGGTGTCCCCGGTCACGAGCAGTTCACCGCCGCCATGGACCTGGCGCAAACCATCTTCGAGTGCTGTGCCATCAATACGGCCATCAACTACGACACCTCCCTGTGGAAGCTGCAGAGCTTGGGCAAGAAGGAGCTGACCGTCCCGCTAACCTGCTGTCGGCTGCAGAATCGCTACGAGTTCTCTGCCTATCTGGATCCGATGCCGATGAATCTGACTCTATGCCAAGCGCTGCAACCGCACGATTACGAGGGCAACCGTCATTTGGAC GGTTGTCTCCACAAAATCGAAGTGTGGTACCGGGAGCAGTACTTCCTGTTCCTCTGCGCCGGTCTTATCGTCGCCGTGGTCGAGTTCTGCGTCCTGCTCAGCATCATCCTCAGCTGTACGAAGCTGCCGCGAAAGTCGGCCAGCATGAGTCCGGAACGGCTTCCTCCGACGGCGGCACTGATGCGACCGGGACGACTCGGAGTGCGGGACAATATCTATGAGCGGGATCTGCCGACGCCGATTCCGGTGCCGACGATCCGCGAGACTTACCTTCAACCCAAAGAATATACCAAAGCGAGGCACGAGATACCATTCAACACCGGATCGCACTACTATCAGATCTCCAAGAGCTATCTGGTGTAG
- the LOC5564590 gene encoding CD151 antigen isoform X1, with the protein MKLGKIFNHKFVLGSCNLIFMLCGVTLLATGFYMFTDAPRILLSRLLISATEHHKTALSELEQPLFYYVALGLTIAGLVAITAALLGCWASCMNTYCVLTIYFLIILSLLVGEFGVCLMITAWPQCLGLNLDETAMVKALQGSYGVPGHEQFTAAMDLAQTIFECCAINTAINYDTSLWKLQSLGKKELTVPLTCCRLQNRYEFSAYLDPMPMNLTLCQALQPHDYEGNRHLDGCLHKIEVWYREQYFLFLCAGLIVAVVEFCVLLSIILSCTKLPRKSASMSPERLPPTAALMRPGRLGVRDNIYERDLPTPIPVPTIRETYLQPKEYTKARHEIPFNTGSHYYQISKSYLV; encoded by the exons CTATGCGGTGTCACACTTCTCGCCACGGGATTCTACATGTTCACCGACGCACCCCGGATATTGCTGTCCCGTTTGCTGATCTCCGCAACTGAACATCACAAAACTGCTCTCTCAGAGCTCGAGCAGCCCCTGTTCTACTATGTGGCGCTCGGACTCACCATAGCGGGCCTGGTGGCCATCACGGCCGCCCTCCTCGGATGCTGGGCATCCTGCATGAATACGTATTGTGTACTCACTATC TACTTCCTTATTATTCTTTCGCTCCTGGTTGGGGAGTTCGGCGTGTGCCTCATGATCACCGCATGGCCACAGTGTCTCGGCTTAAACCTAGATGAAACGGCCATGGTCAAAGCACTGCAGGGTAGTTACGGTGTCCCCGGTCACGAGCAGTTCACCGCCGCCATGGACCTGGCGCAAACCATCTTCGAGTGCTGTGCCATCAATACGGCCATCAACTACGACACCTCCCTGTGGAAGCTGCAGAGCTTGGGCAAGAAGGAGCTGACCGTCCCGCTAACCTGCTGTCGGCTGCAGAATCGCTACGAGTTCTCTGCCTATCTGGATCCGATGCCGATGAATCTGACTCTATGCCAAGCGCTGCAACCGCACGATTACGAGGGCAACCGTCATTTGGAC GGTTGTCTCCACAAAATCGAAGTGTGGTACCGGGAGCAGTACTTCCTGTTCCTCTGCGCCGGTCTTATCGTCGCCGTGGTCGAGTTCTGCGTCCTGCTCAGCATCATCCTCAGCTGTACGAAGCTGCCGCGAAAGTCGGCCAGCATGAGTCCGGAACGGCTTCCTCCGACGGCGGCACTGATGCGACCGGGACGACTCGGAGTGCGGGACAATATCTATGAGCGGGATCTGCCGACGCCGATTCCGGTGCCGACGATCCGCGAGACTTACCTTCAACCCAAAGAATATACCAAAGCGAGGCACGAGATACCATTCAACACCGGATCGCACTACTATCAGATCTCCAAGAGCTATCTGGTGTAG